The Saccharomyces mikatae IFO 1815 strain IFO1815 genome assembly, chromosome: 13 genome has a segment encoding these proteins:
- the MLH1 gene encoding mismatch repair ATPase MLH1 (similar to Saccharomyces cerevisiae MLH1 (YMR167W); ancestral locus Anc_2.341) translates to MSLRIKALDESVVNKIAAGEIIISPVNALKEMMENSIDANATMIDILVKEGGIKVLQITDNGSGINKTDLPILCERFTTSKLQKFEDLSQIQTYGFRGEALASISHVARVTVTTKVKEDRCAWRVSYAEGKMLESPKPVAGKDGTTILVEDLFFNIPSRLRALRSQNDEYAKILDVVGRYAIHSKGIGFSCKKFGDSNYSLAVKPSYSVHDRVRTVFSNSVASNLISLHIDKVEDFNLESVDGEVCNLNFTSKKSISPILFINNRLVTCDPLRRALNSVYSNYLPKGNRPFIYLGIIIDPASVDVNVHPTKREVRFLNQDEIVEKISTQLHAELSAVDTSRTFKASSITTSQPGSLISSNNTIENEEERRTLRQAQVVDNTYTITSNRLGGAKRQENKLVRTDSSQAKITSFLSSSQQFNFNGSSTKQRLNQPKVKAVTQTLETEGSTLNESEQLQDDNTSSDDEIKGQPRKKQKPEIHGTARVIDSGKRMPAISKDGYIRVAKERVNVNLTSIKKMREKVDDSIHRELTEIFANMTYVGVVDEERRLAAIQHDLKLFLIDYGSVCYELFYQIGLTDFANFGKINLLSTDGSDDIILYNLLSEFDGLKDELSKEKLISKIWDMSSMLNEYYSIELVNDSTDNDLKFVKLKTLPLLLRGYIPSLTKLPFFIYRLGNEVNWEDERDCLDSILREIALLYIPDMIPKLDMSDISLSENEKTQFIDRREEVSSLLEHVLFPCIKRRFLAPRHLLKDVVEIANLPGLYKVFERC, encoded by the coding sequence ATGTCTCTTAGAATAAAGGCGCTGGATGAATCAGTGGTCAATAAAATTGCTGCTGGAGAGATCATAATATCCCCTGTAAATGCGCTCAAAGAAATGATGGAGAATTCCATCGATGCTAACGCGACAATGATTGATATTTTAGTTAAAGAGGGAGGTATCAaggttcttcaaataaCGGATAATGGGTCTGGGATTAATAAAACTGATTTGCCGATTTTATGTGAACGGTTCACGACATCCAAAttacaaaaatttgaagatcTGAGTCAAATTCAGACATATGGATTCCGAGGGGAGGCTTTGGCTAGTATTTCTCATGTGGCTAGAGTGACAGTTACAACAAAAGTCAAAGAAGACAGATGTGCGTGGAGAGTTTCATATGCTGAGGGTAAGATGCTAGAAAGCCCCAAGCCTGTTGCCGGCAAAGACGGTACCACGATCCTAGTTgaagatctttttttcaatattccGTCTAGGTTGAGAGCTTTAAGATCCCAAAACGATGAATATGCTAAAATATTAGATGTTGTTGGGCGATATGCTATTCATTCCAAAGGCATTGGCTTTTCCTGTAAAAAGTTCGGAGATTCTAATTATTCCTTAGCAGTTAAACCTTCTTACTCAGTCCATGACAGGGTTAGAACTGTATTCAGTAACTCTGTGGCTTCTAATTTGATCTCTTTGCATATTGATAAGGTTGAAGATTTCAATTTGGAAAGTGTTGATGGAGAAGTGTGTAATTTGAACTTCACATCCAAAAAGTCCATTTCTccaattcttttcatcaataatagATTAGTGACGTGCGATCCTCTAAGACGGGCCCTTAATAGTGTTTATTCTAACTATCTACCAAAAGGAAACAGGCCTTTTATCTATTTGGGGATTATTATAGATCCAGCCTCTGTAGATGTTAACGTTCATCCGACAAAGAGAGAAGTTCGTTTCTTGAATCAAGATGAAATCGTAGAGAAAATTTCCACTCAGCTACACGCTGAATTATCCGCCGTGGATACTTCACGTACTTTCAAAGCCTCGTCAATTACAACAAGTCAACCAGGATCTTTAATATCCTCTAATAATACCATAGAGAACGAAGAGGAGAGAAGGACGCTCCGACAAGCCCAGGTAGTAGACAACACGTACACGATAACCAGTAATCGACTAGGGGGAGCTAAaagacaagaaaataaattaGTCAGAACAGATTCTTCACAAGCAAAAATTACGTCATTTTTGTCCTCAAGTCAACAATTCAACTTTAATGGGTCATCTACAAAGCAGCGATTAAACCAACCCAAGGTGAAGGCTGTAACTCAAACTCTAGAGACAGAAGGGTCAACATTAAATGAAAGCGAACAGCTTCAAGACGATAACACAAGCAGTGACGATGAGATAAAGGGTCAACCTaggaagaaacaaaaaccTGAAATCCATGGTACTGCAAGGGTCATTGATAGTGGAAAGCGTATGCCTGCTATTTCAAAAGACGGGTATATTAGAGTTGCTAAAGAGCGAGTTAATGTGAATCTCACCagtatcaaaaaaatgcgTGAAAAGGTGGATGATTCGATACATCGAGAGCTAACAGAAATTTTTGCAAATATGACTTATGTTGGTGTTGTAGATGAGGAAAGAAGACTGGCCGCAATTCAGCATGACTTAAAACTCTTTTTAATAGATTACGGATCTGTGTGCTATGAActattttatcaaatcgGTTTGACAGACTTCGCGAACTTCGGTAAGATTAATTTACTGAGTACAGATGGGTCAGATGATATAATCCTATATAACCTCCTATCAGAGTTCGATGGACTAAAAGATGAActctcaaaagaaaaactaatTAGTAAAATATGGGATATGAGTAGCATGCTAAATGAATACTATTCCATAGAGTTGGTGAACGATAGTACCGACAACGACTTAAAATTTGTGAAGCTGAAAACGTTACCTTTACTTTTAAGAGGTTACATTCCATCTTTGACGAAGTTacccttttttatttatcgCTTGGGCAATGAAGTAAATTGGGAGGATGAACGAGACTGCCTGGACAGTATTCTAAGAGAAATTGCTTTACTATATATACCGGATATGATTCCTAAATTGGATATGTCTGATATATCGCtttctgaaaatgaaaagaccCAATTTATAGATAGAAGGGAGGAAGTATCTTCATTACTAGAAcatgttctttttccttgTATCAAAAGAAGGTTTCTTGCGCCTAGACACCTACTCAAAGACGTTGTCGAAATAGCTAACCTTCCAGGTCTTtataaagtttttgaaagatgcTAG